One Paracoccaceae bacterium genomic region harbors:
- a CDS encoding glycosyltransferase family 2 protein, with protein MGVFESYRLRLRRKRLLARAWWKGRELTPVADRTRAIRREAILAFVTLRNERVRLPFFLRYYRGIGIDHFLIVDNGSDDGSREYLAEQPDVSLWTTESSYKASRFGMDWITRLQRRHAHGHWCLTVDVDEFFVYPFCETRPIRALTDWLDASSIRSFSAMLLDMYPKGPMNAQPYREGQDPFEIAQWFDAGNYAISLNGRYGNLWIQGGPRARVFFPDTPKLAPALNKVPLVRWHRGYAYVSSTHMVLPRGLNQVHDTLGGEKASGILLHAKFLDTFGAKAEEEMRRGEHYLGSAEYRAYRAAMDSEPDLWCKWSEKYINWRQLEILGLMSKGNWA; from the coding sequence ATGGGAGTATTTGAATCCTACCGGCTTCGACTGCGGCGCAAGCGTCTGCTGGCGCGGGCGTGGTGGAAGGGGCGCGAACTGACACCGGTCGCCGACCGCACCCGCGCGATCCGGCGCGAGGCCATTCTTGCTTTCGTCACGCTGCGCAACGAACGGGTGCGCCTGCCGTTCTTCCTGCGCTACTACCGCGGGATCGGGATCGACCACTTCCTGATCGTCGATAACGGCAGCGACGACGGCTCGCGCGAATATCTGGCCGAACAGCCCGACGTGTCGCTGTGGACGACGGAAAGCAGCTACAAGGCGTCACGCTTCGGCATGGACTGGATCACCCGGCTGCAGCGGCGCCATGCGCACGGGCACTGGTGCCTGACCGTCGATGTGGACGAATTCTTCGTCTATCCGTTCTGCGAGACGCGGCCGATCCGGGCGCTGACCGACTGGCTGGATGCCTCGTCCATCCGCTCGTTCTCGGCCATGCTGCTCGACATGTATCCCAAGGGTCCGATGAACGCCCAGCCCTACCGCGAGGGGCAGGACCCGTTCGAGATCGCGCAATGGTTCGATGCCGGGAACTATGCCATCAGCCTGAACGGCCGCTACGGCAACCTCTGGATCCAGGGCGGACCGCGGGCGCGGGTGTTCTTCCCCGACACGCCGAAACTGGCCCCCGCGCTGAACAAGGTGCCGCTGGTCCGCTGGCACCGCGGCTATGCCTATGTCAGCTCCACCCACATGGTCCTGCCGCGCGGCCTGAACCAGGTGCATGACACGCTGGGCGGCGAAAAGGCCAGCGGCATCCTGCTGCATGCCAAGTTCCTCGACACCTTCGGCGCCAAGGCGGAAGAAGAGATGCGGCGCGGCGAACACTATCTGGGCAGCGCCGAGTACCGCGCCTATCGCGCCGCGATGGACAGCGAGCCCGATCTCTGGTGCAAGTGGAGCGAGAAGTACATCAACTGGCGCCAGCTCGAGATCCTGGGCCTGATGTCCAAGGGGAACTGGGCATGA
- a CDS encoding glycosyltransferase family 2 protein: MLATALTAYRLRWKRRRYLYRAFRKRRQLQPVSDRTAEIRPDDILCLSTVRNERVRLPHFLAHHRRLGVAHFLFVDNASDDGTAAYLAGQPDVSLWSTPHSYRLSRFGVDWLTWLMMRHCHGHWCLTLDADEILIYPYWETRDLRALTAWLASCGHQALPAMMLDLYPRGRLSGPPYRPGDDPFEHLCWFDAGNLSIRVQAPLDNLWIQGGARARAFFAADPRRAPTLNKTPLVRWNRRYAYVNSTHQILPRRLNRTYAPDGGEAPSGVILHTKFLDLIVRRSAEERIRGEHFVNSAVYDDYYARLTEDPDLWCPASTRLTGWRGLEAMGLMSRGGWI; encoded by the coding sequence ATTCTTGCCACGGCGCTGACGGCCTATCGCCTGCGGTGGAAACGCAGGCGATACCTCTATCGCGCGTTCCGCAAGCGCCGGCAGTTGCAGCCTGTTTCCGACCGCACCGCCGAGATCCGCCCGGATGACATCCTTTGCCTGTCGACCGTGCGCAACGAACGTGTTCGCCTGCCGCATTTCCTGGCGCACCACCGGCGGCTTGGGGTGGCGCATTTCCTGTTCGTCGACAACGCCAGCGACGACGGCACGGCGGCCTATCTGGCCGGTCAGCCGGATGTCTCGCTCTGGTCCACGCCGCACAGCTATCGCCTGTCGCGGTTCGGGGTCGACTGGCTGACCTGGCTGATGATGCGGCATTGCCACGGGCACTGGTGCCTGACCCTCGATGCCGACGAGATCCTGATCTATCCCTACTGGGAAACCCGCGATCTGCGCGCGCTGACCGCGTGGCTGGCGTCCTGCGGGCACCAGGCGCTGCCGGCGATGATGCTGGATCTCTATCCCAGGGGGCGCCTGTCGGGGCCGCCCTACCGGCCGGGCGACGATCCGTTCGAGCATCTCTGCTGGTTCGATGCCGGAAACCTGTCGATCCGGGTTCAGGCGCCGCTCGACAACCTGTGGATCCAGGGCGGGGCGCGGGCGCGGGCGTTCTTCGCCGCCGATCCGCGTCGGGCGCCGACCCTGAACAAGACCCCGCTCGTTCGGTGGAACCGCCGATATGCCTATGTCAACTCGACCCACCAGATCCTGCCCCGGCGCCTGAACCGCACCTATGCCCCCGATGGCGGCGAGGCGCCGTCCGGCGTGATCCTGCACACCAAGTTCCTCGACCTGATCGTGCGCCGGTCTGCCGAGGAACGGATACGGGGCGAGCATTTCGTGAACAGTGCGGTCTATGATGACTATTACGCCCGCCTGACCGAAGATCCTGACCTCTGGTGCCCTGCCTCGACCCGGCTGACCGGATGGCGCGGGCTCGAGGCGATGGGGCTGATGTCGCGGGGCGGCTGGATATGA
- the galU gene encoding UTP--glucose-1-phosphate uridylyltransferase GalU, translating into MKKIRKVLKAVFPVAGLGTRFLPATKSIPKEIMTLVDRPLIQYAIDEARAAGIREFIFVTARGKSALEDYFDHSPELENTLRRSGKDALLEVLKDTYMDSGAIAYVRQNRAMGLGHAVWCARRMIGNEPFAVLLPDDVIAAEKPCLQQMVEAYEQTGGNMVAAMEVPASKISSYGVLDVADDMGSIVSVKGMVEKPKAADAPSNLAVIGRYILTPKVMKNLNRMRQGAGGEIQLTDAIAEETKKPGQVFGFRFRGQRFDCGSKAGFLQATVAYGLARADLHDEFSTYLHEMLAQSRAAQ; encoded by the coding sequence ATGAAGAAAATCCGCAAGGTCCTCAAGGCCGTGTTTCCGGTGGCAGGTCTGGGCACACGGTTCCTGCCGGCAACCAAGTCGATCCCGAAAGAGATCATGACGCTGGTTGACAGGCCGCTGATCCAGTACGCCATCGACGAGGCGCGCGCCGCCGGAATCCGAGAGTTCATCTTCGTCACCGCGCGCGGCAAGTCCGCGCTCGAGGATTACTTCGATCACTCGCCCGAGCTTGAGAACACGCTGCGCCGCTCGGGCAAGGATGCCCTGCTCGAAGTGCTGAAGGACACCTACATGGATTCGGGTGCCATCGCCTATGTCCGGCAGAACCGGGCGATGGGACTTGGCCACGCCGTATGGTGCGCGCGTCGCATGATCGGCAACGAACCCTTCGCGGTGCTGCTGCCCGACGACGTGATCGCCGCCGAAAAGCCCTGCCTTCAGCAGATGGTCGAGGCCTATGAACAGACCGGCGGCAACATGGTTGCCGCGATGGAGGTTCCGGCCAGCAAGATCTCGTCCTACGGGGTGCTCGACGTCGCCGATGACATGGGGTCGATCGTCTCGGTCAAGGGCATGGTCGAAAAACCCAAGGCCGCCGACGCGCCGTCGAACCTTGCGGTCATCGGGCGCTACATCCTGACGCCGAAGGTCATGAAGAACCTCAATCGCATGCGCCAGGGCGCGGGCGGCGAGATCCAGCTGACCGATGCCATCGCGGAAGAAACGAAGAAGCCCGGGCAGGTGTTCGGCTTCCGCTTCCGTGGCCAGCGCTTCGACTGCGGGTCAAAGGCGGGGTTCCTGCAGGCGACCGTGGCCTATGGCCTCGCGCGCGCCGACCTGCATGACGAGTTCTCGACCTACCTGCACGAGATGCTGGCCCAAAGCCGCGCGGCGCAGTGA
- the cysQ gene encoding 3'(2'),5'-bisphosphate nucleotidase CysQ — protein MDHAALVALMRRLALSAGDRIMQVYASPDFDVRAKSDASPVTEADEAADAVISEGLRAACPDLPLITEEQAASHALSARTFLIVDPLDGTKEFVQRRGDFTVNIAYVHEGVPVLGVVYAPAKERLFYTLPDGGAVEEAGPFDPDRPGAQTPLRVGTPDNGALMVVASKSHRDAATDDYIARYAVRDMTSAGSSLKFCLVATGEADLYPRLGRTMEWDTAAGDAVLRAAGGAVVRMDDLTPLTYGKPGWDNPFFIAFAPGVNLRT, from the coding sequence ATGGATCACGCAGCCCTCGTCGCGCTGATGCGCCGCCTTGCCCTGTCGGCGGGTGACCGCATCATGCAGGTCTATGCCTCGCCCGATTTCGACGTTCGCGCGAAATCAGACGCCTCGCCCGTGACCGAGGCCGACGAGGCCGCCGATGCCGTGATTTCCGAGGGCCTGCGCGCCGCCTGCCCCGACCTGCCGCTGATCACCGAGGAACAGGCCGCCAGCCACGCGCTGTCGGCCCGCACCTTCCTGATCGTCGATCCGCTCGACGGCACGAAGGAATTCGTCCAGCGCCGCGGCGACTTCACCGTCAACATCGCCTATGTGCATGAGGGCGTCCCGGTCCTGGGCGTGGTCTATGCCCCGGCGAAGGAACGGCTGTTCTACACCCTGCCCGACGGCGGCGCCGTCGAGGAGGCGGGCCCCTTCGATCCCGACCGCCCGGGCGCGCAGACGCCGCTCCGCGTCGGCACCCCCGACAACGGGGCCCTCATGGTCGTCGCCTCGAAATCGCACCGTGACGCCGCCACCGACGACTACATCGCCCGCTACGCCGTGCGCGACATGACCAGCGCGGGCTCCAGCCTCAAGTTCTGCCTCGTCGCCACCGGCGAGGCCGATCTCTACCCCCGCCTCGGCCGCACGATGGAATGGGACACGGCAGCGGGCGATGCAGTTCTGCGCGCCGCGGGCGGCGCGGTCGTCCGCATGGACGACCTGACACCCCTGACCTATGGCAAGCCGGGCTGGGACAACCCCTTCTTCATCGCATTTGCCCCGGGCGTGAACCTGCGCACGTGA